A window of the Agromyces mariniharenae genome harbors these coding sequences:
- a CDS encoding RsmB/NOP family class I SAM-dependent RNA methyltransferase: MNAEQGGGRGPDSGPGAGGGRDRGGRGQGPARSRSGRGGPPREERVAPARLVAYDVLAAVRTDEAYANLLLPVRIRRAGLSKADAALATELTYGTLRRQGTYDRVIELAAGRPTSAIDPAVLDVLRLGAHQLLATRVPTHAAVNEQVALARRVEPKAAGFANAVLRTISRTSPEGWRELIAEGTRSDEERLARLESHPEWIVRAFRAALEHEGRGDELEALLAADNASPRVNLAVLPGLGADPDDLPGFEPDRYSPIGGVADDAIAAAESSEGRVRVQDEGSQLAALALTRAAPVRPGERWLDLCAGPGGKTAVLAAEAAANDAMLAANELVPARADLVRTAIAGVPLPVEVRVGDGREVDAAALGAPDGFDRVLLDAPCTGLGALRRRPEARWRKAPSDVAELTRLQGELFDAAVRALAPGGILAYVTCSPHTAETHGTLNAALQRWGGGIRQLDTQAVVQGVARHPLDLAGAPETAQLWPHRHGTDAMFVALVQRTTTDAPEAAR, from the coding sequence ATGAACGCCGAACAGGGCGGCGGACGTGGACCGGACAGTGGACCCGGCGCGGGCGGCGGGCGCGACCGCGGAGGTCGCGGCCAAGGCCCCGCACGCAGTCGCAGCGGTCGCGGAGGCCCGCCCCGCGAGGAGCGCGTCGCGCCCGCGCGGCTCGTGGCGTACGACGTGCTCGCCGCCGTGCGCACCGACGAGGCGTACGCGAACCTGCTCCTGCCCGTGCGCATCCGCCGGGCGGGGTTGAGCAAGGCGGATGCCGCCCTGGCGACCGAGCTCACCTACGGCACGCTGCGCCGGCAGGGCACCTACGACCGGGTCATCGAGCTCGCCGCGGGCCGGCCGACGTCGGCGATCGACCCGGCCGTGCTCGACGTGCTGCGGCTCGGCGCGCATCAGCTGCTCGCGACCCGGGTGCCCACGCACGCCGCGGTGAACGAGCAGGTCGCGCTCGCGCGCCGGGTCGAGCCGAAGGCCGCGGGCTTCGCGAACGCCGTGCTGCGCACGATCTCGCGCACGTCGCCCGAGGGCTGGCGCGAGCTCATCGCCGAGGGCACCCGCAGCGACGAGGAGCGCCTCGCCCGGCTCGAGAGCCACCCCGAGTGGATCGTGCGCGCCTTCCGCGCCGCGCTCGAGCACGAGGGTCGTGGCGACGAGCTGGAGGCCCTGCTCGCCGCCGACAACGCCTCGCCGCGGGTGAACCTCGCGGTCCTGCCGGGCCTGGGCGCCGACCCTGACGACCTCCCCGGCTTCGAACCCGATCGGTACTCGCCCATCGGCGGCGTGGCCGACGACGCGATCGCCGCCGCTGAGTCGTCAGAGGGACGCGTCCGCGTCCAGGACGAGGGCTCCCAGCTCGCCGCGCTCGCGCTCACCCGGGCTGCACCGGTCCGGCCGGGGGAGCGCTGGCTCGACCTGTGCGCCGGCCCCGGTGGCAAGACCGCCGTGCTCGCCGCGGAGGCCGCGGCGAACGACGCCATGCTCGCCGCGAACGAGCTCGTCCCGGCGCGCGCCGACCTCGTGCGCACGGCGATCGCCGGGGTGCCGCTGCCCGTCGAGGTGCGCGTGGGCGACGGCCGCGAGGTCGATGCGGCCGCCCTCGGCGCGCCCGACGGATTCGACCGCGTCCTGCTCGACGCGCCGTGCACCGGGCTCGGCGCGCTCCGGCGACGGCCGGAGGCGCGCTGGCGCAAGGCGCCGTCCGACGTCGCCGAGCTCACTCGGCTGCAGGGCGAGCTCTTCGACGCGGCGGTGCGGGCGCTCGCGCCGGGCGGCATCCTCGCCTACGTCACGTGCTCGCCGCACACCGCAGAGACCCACGGGACGCTGAACGCGGCGCTCCAGCGGTGGGGCGGCGGCATCCGGCAGCTCGACACGCAGGCCGTCGTGCAGGGCGTGGCGCGGCATCCGCTCGACCTCGCCGGCGCGCCCGAGACCGCCCAGCTCTGGCCGCACCGGCACGGCACCGACGCGATGTTCGTCGCGCTCGTGCAGCGCACGACGACGGATGCCCCGGAGGCCGCTCGGTAG
- the rpe gene encoding ribulose-phosphate 3-epimerase, whose product MTTRINPSILAADFANLEHELGRIATADLVHVDIMDNHFVPNLTFGLPMVERLQQVSPIPLDVHLMIDDPDRWAPGYAEAGAYSVTFHAEAAGEPVSLARRLREIGARAGIALKPGTDATPYLDLLPEFDQVLIMTVEPGFGGQAFIPETMPKLRRVADAVRSSGLDVWLQVDGGITADTIGIAAEAGADTFVAGSAVFGGEVPAERIASLRDAASAHTHAHR is encoded by the coding sequence ATGACGACGCGCATCAACCCGAGCATCCTCGCCGCCGACTTCGCGAACCTCGAGCACGAGCTCGGACGCATCGCGACGGCCGATCTCGTGCACGTCGACATCATGGACAACCACTTCGTGCCGAATCTCACGTTCGGCCTGCCGATGGTCGAGCGGCTGCAGCAGGTTTCGCCCATCCCGCTCGACGTGCACCTCATGATCGACGACCCCGATCGCTGGGCACCGGGCTACGCCGAGGCGGGCGCGTACTCGGTCACGTTCCACGCCGAGGCGGCCGGCGAGCCCGTGTCGCTCGCGCGCCGGCTGCGCGAGATCGGCGCTCGGGCGGGCATCGCCCTGAAGCCCGGCACGGATGCCACGCCCTACCTCGACCTCCTGCCCGAGTTCGACCAGGTGCTGATCATGACCGTCGAGCCGGGCTTCGGCGGGCAGGCGTTCATCCCCGAGACCATGCCGAAGCTCCGTCGCGTGGCCGACGCCGTGCGCAGCTCCGGCCTCGACGTCTGGCTGCAGGTCGACGGCGGCATCACCGCCGACACCATCGGCATCGCGGCCGAGGCGGGCGCGGACACGTTCGTCGCGGGCTCCGCCGTCTTCGGCGGCGAGGTGCCGGCCGAGCGCATCGCGTCGCTGCGCGACGCCGCGTCGGCGCACACCCACGCGCACCGGTAG
- a CDS encoding phosphoribosyl-ATP diphosphatase: protein MKSFDDLFVELSDKATTRPEGSGTVRQLDAGVHAIGKKIVEEAAEVWMAAEYQGDDETAEEISQLLYHLQVLMLAKGLTLADVYRHL, encoded by the coding sequence GTGAAATCCTTCGACGACCTCTTCGTCGAGCTCAGCGACAAGGCCACCACCCGCCCAGAGGGTTCCGGCACCGTGCGCCAGCTCGACGCCGGCGTGCACGCCATCGGCAAGAAGATCGTCGAGGAGGCGGCCGAGGTGTGGATGGCCGCCGAGTACCAGGGCGACGACGAGACCGCCGAGGAGATCTCGCAGCTGCTCTACCACCTCCAGGTGCTCATGCTCGCCAAGGGCCTGACCCTCGCCGACGTGTACCGACATCTCTGA
- the hisG gene encoding ATP phosphoribosyltransferase, which produces MLRIAVPNKGSLSDTAAQMLYEAGYTGRRDPRELIVADPRNGVEFFYLRPRDIATYVGSGALDVGITGRDLLLDSGSDATEIAPLGFGDSTFRFAGPPGAYSVLADLHGVRVATSYPGLVGAFLERNGVTAKLVKLDGAVESAVRLGVADAVADVVSTGGTLRKAGLDIFGPVILDSEAVLIGSGVEKPGTNTLMRRLQGVLVARQYVMLDYDVPVTALEAATAVAPGFESPTVSPLHDKDWTAVRVMIPRVDMNHVMDDLYALGARAILVSAIHAARL; this is translated from the coding sequence ATGCTCCGAATCGCCGTGCCCAACAAGGGCTCGCTCTCCGACACCGCCGCGCAGATGCTCTACGAGGCCGGGTACACCGGCCGCCGCGACCCGCGCGAGCTCATCGTCGCCGACCCCCGCAACGGGGTCGAGTTCTTCTACCTCCGCCCGCGCGACATCGCGACCTACGTCGGCTCGGGCGCGCTCGACGTCGGCATCACCGGCCGCGACCTGCTGCTCGACTCGGGCTCCGACGCAACCGAGATCGCGCCGCTCGGGTTCGGCGACTCGACGTTCCGCTTCGCCGGCCCGCCCGGAGCGTACTCGGTGCTCGCCGACCTCCACGGCGTTCGCGTCGCGACGAGCTACCCCGGTCTCGTCGGCGCCTTCCTCGAGCGCAACGGCGTCACGGCGAAGCTCGTGAAGCTCGACGGCGCCGTCGAGTCGGCCGTGCGGCTCGGCGTCGCGGATGCCGTCGCCGACGTCGTCTCCACCGGGGGCACGCTGCGCAAGGCGGGCCTCGACATCTTCGGCCCGGTCATCCTCGACTCCGAGGCGGTGCTCATCGGCTCCGGCGTCGAGAAGCCGGGAACGAACACACTCATGCGGCGCCTGCAGGGCGTGCTCGTCGCCCGGCAGTACGTCATGCTCGACTACGACGTGCCCGTGACCGCGCTCGAGGCCGCCACGGCCGTCGCCCCCGGCTTCGAGTCGCCCACGGTGTCGCCCCTGCACGACAAGGACTGGACGGCGGTGCGCGTCATGATCCCGCGCGTCGACATGAACCACGTCATGGACGACCTCTACGCCCTGGGCGCGCGGGCGATCCTCGTGAGCGCGATCCACGCGGCACGACTGTAG
- the hisF gene encoding imidazole glycerol phosphate synthase subunit HisF, protein MSLAVRVIPCLDVAGGRVVKGVNFQNLRDAGDPVELAARYSDQGADELTFLDVTATVDDRSTTYGMVQRVAEQVFIPLTVGGGVRSAEDVARLLGHGADKIGVNSAAIARPRLVAEIADRFGAQVCVLSLDVKRSNRTPSGFVVTTHGGRTETDLDALEWARTAIELGAGELLVNSIDADGTKQGFDLELTALMHELASVPVIASGGAGAVGDFGPAIAAGADAVLAASVFHNGEITIAEVKAALAAEGRIVR, encoded by the coding sequence ATGTCCCTCGCCGTCCGAGTGATCCCGTGCCTCGACGTGGCCGGCGGCCGCGTCGTGAAGGGCGTGAACTTCCAGAACCTGCGCGACGCCGGTGACCCCGTCGAGCTCGCCGCCCGCTACTCCGACCAGGGCGCCGACGAGCTGACGTTCCTCGACGTCACCGCGACCGTGGACGACCGGTCCACCACCTACGGGATGGTGCAGCGCGTCGCCGAGCAGGTCTTCATCCCGCTCACCGTGGGCGGCGGCGTGCGCTCCGCCGAGGACGTCGCGCGCCTGCTCGGGCACGGCGCCGACAAGATCGGCGTGAACAGCGCCGCGATCGCGCGCCCGCGTCTCGTCGCCGAGATCGCCGACCGCTTCGGCGCCCAGGTGTGCGTGCTGTCGCTCGACGTGAAGCGCTCGAATCGCACGCCGTCGGGCTTCGTCGTGACCACGCACGGCGGCCGCACCGAGACCGACCTCGACGCGCTCGAATGGGCGCGCACCGCGATCGAGCTGGGCGCCGGCGAGCTGCTCGTGAACTCGATCGACGCCGACGGCACGAAGCAGGGTTTCGACCTCGAGCTCACGGCGCTCATGCACGAGCTCGCGAGCGTGCCCGTGATCGCGTCGGGCGGCGCCGGCGCCGTCGGCGACTTCGGGCCGGCGATCGCGGCGGGCGCCGACGCGGTGCTCGCGGCATCCGTGTTCCACAACGGCGAGATCACCATCGCCGAGGTCAAGGCGGCCCTCGCGGCCGAGGGGAGGATCGTGCGATGA
- the hisI gene encoding phosphoribosyl-AMP cyclohydrolase: protein MSEPGDEELERDDEAWTPGGSPLDRATFNADGLLPAIIQQEGTGEVLMLGWMDREAMRRTLTEGRVTFWSRSRQEYWRKGDTSGHVQYVRAAALDCDADTLLVTVEQVGAACHTGTRTCFDGDPLEVRKGIAPAAAD from the coding sequence ATGAGCGAACCGGGCGACGAGGAGCTGGAGCGCGACGACGAGGCGTGGACGCCCGGGGGATCGCCGCTCGACCGGGCGACCTTCAACGCCGACGGCCTGCTGCCGGCGATCATCCAGCAGGAGGGCACCGGCGAGGTGCTCATGCTCGGCTGGATGGACCGCGAGGCGATGCGGCGCACGCTGACCGAGGGCCGGGTGACCTTCTGGTCGCGCTCGCGGCAGGAGTACTGGCGCAAGGGCGACACCTCCGGTCACGTGCAGTACGTGCGCGCGGCGGCGCTCGACTGCGACGCCGACACCCTGCTCGTCACGGTCGAGCAGGTCGGTGCGGCATGCCACACGGGCACGCGCACGTGCTTCGACGGCGACCCGCTCGAGGTGCGCAAGGGCATCGCGCCCGCCGCGGCCGACTGA
- a CDS encoding anthranilate synthase component I, with product MPATTSFEEFTALLPGRRVVPVTRELFADGETPVGIYRKLAEGRPGTFLLESAEQGGIWSRYSFVGASSYGVLTEHDGRVEWQDYGLSAERALGDAADLAPLAALEALFERWRTEDVPGAPPLTGGLVGFIGWEAIRQIERLPNRPPADFRMPGQAFSFVSELVVIDHRTGTVQLVASVLNDGDDAPDALWVDAQERLDRMQRRLARPSEAWLAEIDLSTAASPAHRTEKADFLAAVERSKEYIREGDVFQVVIAQRFELEATAHPLDVYRVLRSLNPSPYMYVLHLDDPAGEPYWIVGSSPEALVKVQDGRVFTHPIAGSKPRGATPEQDAELEAELVADPKEQAEHLMLVDLARNDLAKVCLAGSVEVTEFMRVERFSHIMHLVSSVEGDLRDDANAVDVFRATFPAGTLSGAPKPRALEIIDELEPAQRGLYGGVVGYFGFGGDADLAIAIRTATISGGVARVQAGGGLVADSVPESEFQESVNKAAAPLRAVAVANAMRRVE from the coding sequence GTGCCCGCCACCACGAGCTTCGAGGAGTTCACCGCGCTGCTGCCCGGCCGCCGCGTCGTGCCCGTGACGCGCGAGCTCTTCGCCGACGGCGAGACGCCGGTCGGCATCTACCGCAAGCTCGCCGAGGGCCGCCCCGGCACGTTCCTGCTCGAGTCCGCCGAGCAGGGCGGCATCTGGTCGCGGTACTCATTCGTCGGCGCGTCCTCCTACGGCGTGCTCACGGAGCACGACGGCCGCGTCGAGTGGCAGGACTACGGCCTGAGCGCGGAACGCGCGCTCGGCGACGCCGCCGACCTCGCGCCCCTCGCCGCCCTCGAGGCGCTGTTCGAGCGCTGGCGCACCGAGGACGTGCCCGGAGCGCCGCCGCTCACGGGCGGGCTCGTGGGCTTCATCGGGTGGGAGGCGATCCGCCAGATCGAGCGCCTGCCGAACCGCCCGCCGGCCGACTTCCGGATGCCGGGACAGGCGTTCTCGTTCGTGTCCGAGCTCGTCGTGATCGACCACCGCACGGGCACCGTGCAACTCGTGGCATCCGTGCTCAACGACGGCGACGACGCACCCGACGCCCTCTGGGTCGACGCACAGGAGCGCCTCGACCGGATGCAGCGGCGCCTCGCCCGGCCGTCGGAGGCGTGGCTCGCCGAGATCGACCTCTCGACGGCCGCGAGCCCCGCGCACCGCACCGAGAAGGCCGACTTCCTCGCAGCCGTCGAACGGTCGAAGGAGTACATCCGCGAGGGCGACGTCTTCCAGGTCGTGATCGCCCAGCGGTTCGAGCTGGAGGCGACCGCGCATCCGCTCGACGTCTACCGCGTGCTGCGCAGCCTGAACCCGAGCCCCTACATGTACGTGCTCCACCTCGACGACCCGGCCGGCGAGCCGTACTGGATCGTCGGCTCCTCGCCCGAGGCGCTCGTGAAGGTGCAGGACGGCCGGGTGTTCACGCACCCCATCGCCGGGTCGAAGCCGCGCGGCGCGACGCCCGAGCAGGACGCCGAGCTCGAGGCCGAGCTCGTCGCCGACCCGAAGGAACAGGCCGAGCACCTCATGCTCGTCGACCTGGCCCGCAACGACCTCGCGAAGGTCTGCCTCGCGGGGTCGGTCGAGGTCACCGAGTTCATGCGCGTCGAGCGCTTCAGCCACATCATGCACCTCGTCTCGTCGGTCGAGGGCGACCTGCGCGACGACGCGAACGCGGTCGACGTGTTCCGCGCGACCTTCCCGGCGGGCACGCTCTCGGGCGCGCCGAAGCCGCGTGCGCTCGAGATCATCGACGAGCTGGAGCCCGCGCAGCGCGGCCTCTACGGCGGCGTCGTCGGGTACTTCGGCTTCGGCGGCGACGCCGACCTGGCGATCGCGATCCGCACGGCGACCATCTCGGGCGGCGTCGCGCGCGTGCAGGCCGGCGGCGGACTCGTGGCCGACTCGGTGCCCGAGTCCGAGTTCCAGGAGTCGGTGAACAAGGCCGCGGCACCGTTACGCGCGGTCGCGGTCGCGAACGCGATGCGGAGGGTCGAGTGA
- a CDS encoding Trp biosynthesis-associated membrane protein, producing the protein MTPARMKLPVLVVTIIGAGLALLSWSQTWYELRLTDAAAGGEAIAVPGSVASPALAALGLAGLALVAALAIAGPGIRIVLGVLEIILGGCVLLAAGISLGNAVAAVAPAVTDATGVTGSGPTAELVASATATAWPVAAIAGGVLLVLAGIAVLVTGTRWPASSRRYRGARLADADEPGSAGDRERAASDRAIDDWDELSRGDDPTDEEPVAASDAPDAPGAPDAREDAAAPAAAAAEDAPDAPADGRAAGEGPTERSR; encoded by the coding sequence GTGACCCCCGCGCGCATGAAGCTGCCGGTCCTCGTCGTCACGATCATCGGCGCGGGCCTCGCGCTGCTCTCGTGGAGCCAGACCTGGTACGAGCTCAGGCTGACGGATGCCGCGGCGGGCGGCGAGGCGATCGCCGTGCCCGGCAGCGTCGCCTCGCCTGCCCTCGCGGCGCTCGGGCTCGCCGGGCTCGCGCTCGTCGCCGCGCTGGCGATCGCCGGACCGGGCATCCGCATCGTCCTCGGCGTGCTCGAGATCATCCTCGGCGGGTGCGTCCTCCTCGCCGCCGGCATCTCGCTCGGGAACGCGGTGGCCGCGGTCGCCCCGGCGGTGACGGATGCCACGGGCGTCACGGGATCCGGACCGACCGCCGAACTCGTGGCCTCGGCGACCGCCACCGCATGGCCCGTCGCGGCGATCGCCGGTGGCGTGCTGCTCGTGCTCGCCGGGATCGCGGTGCTCGTCACCGGCACGCGCTGGCCCGCCTCCTCCCGCCGCTACCGGGGTGCCCGCCTCGCCGACGCCGACGAGCCGGGCTCGGCCGGGGATCGCGAGCGCGCGGCATCCGATCGCGCCATCGACGACTGGGACGAGCTGAGCCGCGGGGACGACCCCACCGACGAGGAGCCGGTCGCGGCATCGGACGCGCCGGACGCTCCCGGCGCACCCGATGCGCGAGAAGACGCCGCGGCACCCGCCGCGGCCGCTGCGGAGGACGCACCCGACGCGCCCGCCGACGGCCGCGCCGCGGGCGAGGGCCCGACCGAGCGCAGCCGCTAG
- a CDS encoding DUF6704 family protein, with protein sequence MSTEHADPGHGHSPAAWTSVTIMLIAFVIGTVAFFFDVQWLVWASAGLLLIGAIVGWILARAGYGVGGAKVAERVH encoded by the coding sequence ATGAGCACTGAGCACGCAGATCCCGGCCACGGACACTCGCCCGCGGCGTGGACCTCCGTCACGATCATGCTCATCGCGTTCGTCATCGGCACGGTCGCGTTCTTCTTCGACGTGCAGTGGCTCGTGTGGGCCTCCGCGGGCCTGCTCCTCATCGGCGCGATCGTCGGCTGGATCCTCGCCCGCGCCGGCTACGGCGTCGGCGGCGCGAAGGTCGCCGAGAGGGTGCACTGA
- the trpC gene encoding indole-3-glycerol phosphate synthase TrpC, which translates to MLSELTANAVADSLSRRETRPFAEVERAALERPAAIDALEVLKPSERVKVIAEIKRSSPSRGALAQIADPAALARSYELGGASAISVLTEGRRFGGSLADLEAVRAAVALPVLRKDFIATPYQVLEARAAGADLVLLIVAALDDATLRELFDLIVELGMTPLVETHSAEELDRTAALGARLIGVNARDLSTFELDRDLFGRLADRFPADAIKVAESAVLSAADVAHYRAAGADVVLVGEALVTGDPIENLRAFLAV; encoded by the coding sequence GTGCTGTCCGAACTGACGGCGAACGCGGTCGCCGATTCTCTGTCGCGCCGTGAGACGCGCCCCTTCGCCGAGGTCGAACGCGCCGCGCTCGAGCGCCCGGCGGCCATCGACGCGCTCGAGGTGCTGAAGCCCTCCGAGCGAGTCAAGGTCATCGCGGAGATCAAGCGCTCGAGCCCGTCGCGCGGGGCGCTGGCGCAGATCGCCGACCCGGCCGCGCTCGCCCGCAGCTACGAGCTGGGCGGAGCGAGCGCGATCAGCGTGCTCACCGAGGGGCGCCGCTTCGGCGGCTCGCTCGCCGACCTCGAGGCCGTGCGCGCGGCCGTGGCGCTGCCCGTGCTGCGCAAGGACTTCATCGCGACGCCGTACCAGGTGCTCGAGGCCCGCGCCGCCGGCGCCGACCTCGTGCTCCTCATCGTCGCGGCGCTCGACGACGCCACGCTGCGCGAGCTCTTCGACCTCATCGTCGAGCTCGGCATGACGCCGCTCGTCGAGACGCACTCCGCCGAGGAGCTCGACCGGACCGCCGCGCTCGGCGCCCGGCTCATCGGCGTGAACGCCCGAGACCTCTCCACGTTCGAGCTCGACCGCGACCTCTTCGGCCGGCTCGCCGACCGGTTCCCGGCCGACGCGATCAAGGTCGCCGAGTCCGCGGTGCTGTCGGCGGCCGACGTGGCGCACTACCGCGCCGCCGGCGCCGACGTCGTGCTCGTGGGCGAGGCCCTCGTCACGGGCGACCCGATCGAAAACCTCCGAGCCTTCCTGGCGGTGTGA
- the trpB gene encoding tryptophan synthase subunit beta, producing the protein MTLRAQTGPYFGDFGGRFVPESLVAALDELGEAYDLAKLDPAFGEELAELGRSYTGRPSIITEVPRFAAHAGGARIILKREDLNHTGSHKINNVLGQALLTKRIGKTRVIAETGAGQHGVATATAAALFGLECTIYMGEVDTERQALNVARMRLLGAEVVAVKAGSRTLKDAINEAMRDWVTNVATTNYIFGTVAGPHPFPEMVRDFQKVIGEEARQQVLDLTGSLPTAVTACVGGGSNAIGIFHAFLDDADVRLVGYEAGGEGVDTERHAATITKGRPGVLHGARSYLLQDEDGQTIESHSISAGLDYPGVGPEHAWLAAIGRAEYLPVTDAAAMEALRLLTRTEGIIPAIESAHALAGTLELGRELGPDATILVSLSGRGDKDMDTAAKYFDLYDEGATE; encoded by the coding sequence ATGACGCTGAGAGCGCAGACCGGTCCGTACTTCGGCGACTTCGGCGGGCGCTTCGTGCCCGAGTCCCTCGTCGCCGCCCTCGACGAGCTGGGCGAGGCGTACGACCTCGCGAAGCTCGACCCCGCGTTCGGCGAAGAGCTCGCCGAGCTCGGCCGCAGCTACACGGGGCGGCCCTCGATTATCACCGAGGTGCCGCGGTTCGCCGCCCACGCCGGCGGCGCACGCATCATCCTGAAGCGCGAGGACCTGAACCACACGGGCTCGCACAAGATCAACAACGTGCTCGGCCAGGCGCTGCTCACGAAGCGCATCGGCAAGACGCGCGTCATCGCCGAGACGGGCGCCGGCCAGCACGGCGTCGCCACGGCGACGGCGGCCGCCCTGTTCGGCCTCGAGTGCACGATCTACATGGGCGAGGTGGACACCGAGCGCCAGGCGCTCAACGTCGCGCGCATGCGGCTCCTCGGCGCCGAGGTCGTGGCCGTGAAGGCGGGCTCGCGCACGCTGAAGGACGCGATCAACGAGGCCATGCGCGACTGGGTCACCAACGTGGCCACCACCAACTACATCTTCGGCACGGTGGCGGGCCCGCACCCGTTCCCCGAGATGGTGCGCGACTTCCAGAAGGTCATCGGCGAGGAGGCGCGCCAGCAGGTGCTCGACCTCACGGGTTCGCTGCCCACGGCGGTCACCGCGTGCGTCGGCGGCGGCTCGAACGCCATCGGCATCTTCCACGCGTTCCTCGACGACGCCGACGTGCGGCTCGTCGGCTACGAGGCGGGCGGCGAGGGCGTCGACACCGAGCGCCACGCCGCGACCATCACCAAGGGCCGCCCCGGCGTGCTGCACGGCGCCCGCAGCTACCTGCTGCAGGACGAGGACGGCCAGACGATCGAGTCGCACTCGATCTCCGCGGGCCTCGACTACCCGGGCGTCGGCCCCGAGCATGCCTGGCTCGCCGCGATCGGCCGCGCCGAGTACCTCCCGGTGACCGATGCGGCGGCCATGGAGGCGCTGCGCCTGCTCACGCGCACGGAGGGCATCATCCCCGCCATCGAGTCCGCGCACGCCCTCGCGGGAACGCTCGAGCTCGGCCGCGAGCTCGGCCCCGACGCGACGATCCTCGTGAGCCTCTCGGGCCGCGGCGACAAGGACATGGACACCGCGGCGAAGTACTTCGACCTGTACGACGAGGGAGCGACCGAATGA
- the trpA gene encoding tryptophan synthase subunit alpha has translation MRTVGPVIARRNEEARGALIGYLPVGFPTLDESVEAAVALVEHGVDVLELGLPYSDPVMDGPVIQAATQQALQNGFRLADGFEAVRRITERTDAPVLIMTYWNPVVQYGVDRFADDLAAAGGAGLITPDLIPDEAADWIAASERTGLDRVFLAAPTSTDARVAQAVDASRGFVYAVSTMGITGARSDVDQAARTLVSRLADAGSPASCVGLGISTAAQVAEVLEYADGAIVGSALVKALAEGGVGAAGELAAELARGTQPE, from the coding sequence ATGAGGACCGTCGGGCCCGTGATCGCGCGGCGGAACGAGGAGGCGCGCGGCGCCCTCATCGGCTACCTCCCGGTCGGCTTCCCGACGCTCGACGAGAGCGTCGAGGCGGCCGTCGCCCTCGTCGAGCACGGCGTCGACGTGCTCGAGCTCGGGCTCCCGTACTCCGATCCGGTCATGGACGGCCCCGTCATCCAGGCGGCGACGCAGCAGGCACTGCAGAACGGGTTCCGCCTGGCCGACGGCTTCGAGGCGGTGCGTCGCATCACCGAGCGCACGGATGCCCCGGTGCTGATCATGACCTACTGGAACCCCGTCGTGCAGTACGGTGTCGACCGCTTCGCCGACGACCTCGCCGCCGCCGGGGGAGCGGGCCTCATCACGCCCGACCTCATCCCCGACGAGGCGGCCGACTGGATCGCGGCATCCGAGCGCACCGGCCTCGACCGGGTGTTCCTCGCGGCGCCCACGTCGACCGACGCGCGCGTCGCGCAGGCCGTCGACGCGAGCCGCGGCTTCGTCTACGCCGTCTCGACGATGGGCATCACCGGCGCGCGCAGCGACGTCGACCAGGCGGCGCGCACGCTCGTGTCCCGGCTCGCCGACGCGGGTTCGCCCGCGAGCTGCGTCGGCCTCGGCATCTCCACGGCCGCCCAGGTCGCCGAGGTGCTCGAGTACGCCGACGGCGCGATCGTCGGCTCCGCGCTCGTGAAGGCGCTGGCCGAGGGCGGGGTCGGCGCGGCCGGCGAGCTGGCGGCGGAGCTCGCACGCGGCACGCAGCCCGAGTGA